In Microbacterium foliorum, the following proteins share a genomic window:
- a CDS encoding hemolysin family protein, translated as MDYILLGVGLLLTVGTGLFVASEFALVNLDRADLEARQARGESRLSLTISALKHTSTHLSSAQLGITLTTLLTGYTMEPALSNLLGPTLVAWSIPEAAVGPIATIVAMLVATVLSMILGELVPKNFALALPLATAKLVMPFQVAFTTVFKPAVVVLNGSANGVLRSMGIEPKEELSGARSAEELSSLVRRSASAGLLEADTASLLDRTLTFSRLTAADVMTARPSMHALAAGDSADDVIQLARRTGHSRFPVYDDDLDDITGVVHLKAAISVPRDRRAEVPVGALSTDPLRVPETVHVDALISELRARGYQLAVVVDEYGGTAGLVTLEDLVEELVGEVSDEHDRTRAGVVRGRDGITFPGELRPDELRSRAGVEVPEGDVYDTVAGYVMSILERVPSVGDEVELDTGKLQVVRMDGRRVDRIRYVPSTDLPAEVVGR; from the coding sequence ATGGATTACATCCTCTTGGGCGTGGGGCTTCTGCTCACCGTGGGCACCGGGCTGTTCGTCGCGAGCGAGTTCGCCCTCGTCAATCTCGACCGCGCCGATCTCGAAGCGCGTCAGGCCCGCGGCGAATCCCGCTTGTCGCTGACCATCAGCGCGCTGAAGCACACCTCGACCCACCTGTCGTCCGCTCAACTCGGCATCACGCTGACGACGCTGCTGACCGGGTACACGATGGAGCCCGCGCTCTCCAACCTCCTCGGCCCGACTCTCGTGGCATGGAGCATCCCTGAGGCCGCCGTCGGCCCGATCGCGACGATCGTCGCGATGCTGGTCGCCACGGTGCTGTCGATGATCCTCGGCGAGCTGGTGCCCAAGAACTTCGCCCTGGCTCTGCCGCTCGCGACAGCCAAGCTCGTCATGCCGTTCCAGGTCGCGTTCACGACCGTCTTCAAGCCTGCCGTCGTCGTGCTCAACGGCAGTGCGAACGGCGTCCTGCGGAGCATGGGGATCGAGCCGAAGGAAGAGCTGTCGGGTGCGCGCTCCGCTGAGGAGCTCTCCTCTCTCGTGCGCCGCTCGGCGAGTGCCGGTCTGCTCGAAGCCGATACCGCGAGCCTGCTCGACCGCACGCTGACGTTCTCCCGATTGACGGCTGCCGACGTGATGACGGCTCGTCCGAGCATGCACGCCCTCGCGGCCGGCGACTCGGCCGACGACGTCATCCAGCTCGCCCGCCGGACCGGACACAGCCGATTCCCCGTCTACGACGACGATCTCGACGACATCACGGGTGTCGTGCACCTGAAGGCCGCGATCTCCGTTCCGCGTGATCGGCGAGCCGAGGTGCCAGTGGGCGCGCTCTCGACCGATCCGCTTCGCGTCCCCGAGACCGTGCACGTCGACGCGCTCATCTCGGAGCTCAGAGCCCGCGGATATCAGCTGGCCGTCGTGGTCGACGAGTACGGCGGAACAGCCGGTCTCGTCACGCTGGAAGATCTCGTGGAAGAGCTCGTGGGCGAGGTCTCGGACGAGCACGACCGCACACGCGCCGGAGTGGTCCGCGGCCGAGACGGCATAACCTTCCCCGGAGAGCTGCGGCCCGACGAGCTTCGAAGCAGGGCTGGAGTGGAGGTTCCGGAGGGTGACGTGTACGACACCGTGGCCGGCTATGTCATGAGCATCCTCGAGCGCGTCCCGTCCGTGGGCGACGAGGTCGAGCTCGACACCGGCAAGCTCCAGGTCGTCCGCATGGACGGACGCCGTGTCGACCGCATCCGATACGTCCCGAGTACGGATCTTCCCGCAGAGGTGGTCGGACGATGA
- a CDS encoding hemolysin family protein, producing the protein MNDWGGLAWLVVLLVANAFFVGAEFAVISARRSQIEPKADRGSRAAKTALFAMEHATLMLATSQLGITICSLLILNVSEPAIHHLLAVPLHALGWSDGVVDAVSFAIALLIVSFLHVVFGEMVPKNLAFSLPERAVLILAPPLVFVSKIFMPVIWVLNAAANGVLRLFRVEPKNEAASTFTLDEVATIVDQSRREGVLTDTAGTVAAAVEFTDKKARDVAVPLSDLVTLPQSATPDDVEKAVARYGFSRYVIVDDDGVPVGYVHLKDVLRASDGPGAAEKLVEPLPAKRINHMVPVQEDTDLEDALAVMRRAGRHLAKVRDSQGRTTAVLFLEDILEELVGEVQDATRRIRGH; encoded by the coding sequence ATGAACGACTGGGGAGGACTGGCCTGGCTGGTCGTGCTGCTCGTGGCGAACGCGTTCTTCGTGGGCGCCGAGTTCGCGGTGATCTCCGCGCGCCGGTCGCAGATCGAGCCGAAGGCCGACCGCGGATCGCGCGCCGCCAAGACCGCGCTCTTCGCGATGGAGCATGCGACACTCATGCTCGCGACGTCTCAGCTGGGCATCACGATCTGCTCGCTGCTGATCCTGAACGTCTCCGAACCTGCGATCCACCACCTGCTCGCCGTGCCGCTGCACGCGCTCGGCTGGTCGGACGGTGTCGTCGATGCCGTGTCGTTCGCGATCGCTCTGCTGATCGTGTCGTTCCTGCACGTGGTGTTCGGCGAGATGGTGCCGAAGAACCTCGCGTTCTCGCTGCCTGAGCGAGCGGTGCTCATCCTCGCGCCGCCGCTCGTGTTCGTGTCGAAGATCTTCATGCCGGTGATCTGGGTGCTGAACGCGGCCGCCAACGGCGTGCTGCGGCTGTTCCGGGTCGAGCCGAAGAACGAGGCCGCTTCGACGTTCACGCTCGACGAGGTCGCGACGATCGTCGACCAGTCTCGGCGCGAGGGAGTGCTCACCGATACGGCGGGCACTGTGGCGGCAGCAGTGGAGTTCACCGACAAGAAGGCTCGCGATGTGGCCGTGCCGCTCAGCGATCTCGTGACGCTTCCGCAGTCGGCGACTCCGGACGACGTCGAGAAGGCCGTCGCTCGCTACGGGTTCTCGCGCTATGTGATCGTCGACGACGACGGGGTGCCTGTCGGATACGTCCACCTCAAGGACGTCCTGCGGGCATCGGACGGACCGGGTGCCGCTGAGAAGCTGGTCGAGCCGCTGCCCGCGAAGCGCATCAACCACATGGTTCCGGTGCAGGAGGACACCGATCTGGAGGACGCGCTCGCGGTGATGCGCCGAGCAGGGCGTCACCTCGCGAAGGTGCGGGACTCCCAGGGCCGCACGACCGCCGTGCTCTTCCTCGAGGACATCCTCGAGGAGCTCGTCGGCGAGGTGCAGGATGCGACCCGTCGCATCCGCGGCCACTGA
- a CDS encoding NADH:flavin oxidoreductase/NADH oxidase — protein sequence MSILFSPLSIRSVTFRNRLWVSPMCMYSAVDGVVQEWHHTHLAQFASGGAGLIVAEATAVMPEGRISPRDAGLWNDEQRDAWVPVVEAIHARGAAAGIQLAHAGRKASTWWPWADERGSVPESQGGWTTTAPSAVPFDGFAEPAALDQDGIDAVVEGFATATRRALDAGFDVLEVHGAHGYLLHQFLSPLSNLRGDEYGGSLENRARLLLRVVDVIREVAGDGVPVFVRISATDHAEGGFTPDEAATVSAWATEHGADLIDVSSGGLVAHQQISVFPGYQVPLAETVRQGGRIPVTAVGLITAAEQAERVLADGAADAIFAGREWLRDPHFALRAAHELGAEIIWPPQYERARWR from the coding sequence GTGAGCATTCTCTTCTCCCCGCTGAGCATCCGTTCCGTCACGTTCCGCAACCGGCTCTGGGTGTCTCCCATGTGCATGTACAGCGCGGTCGACGGCGTCGTGCAGGAATGGCACCACACCCACCTCGCCCAGTTCGCCTCCGGCGGTGCCGGTCTGATCGTGGCCGAGGCGACGGCCGTCATGCCGGAAGGCCGCATCTCGCCTCGGGATGCCGGGCTCTGGAACGACGAGCAGCGCGACGCGTGGGTGCCGGTCGTCGAGGCGATCCATGCGCGCGGCGCTGCTGCGGGCATCCAGCTCGCGCACGCCGGCCGCAAGGCGTCGACGTGGTGGCCCTGGGCCGACGAGCGCGGCTCGGTGCCCGAATCGCAGGGCGGATGGACGACCACGGCCCCCTCCGCCGTCCCGTTCGACGGCTTCGCGGAACCCGCGGCGCTCGATCAGGACGGCATCGACGCCGTGGTCGAGGGGTTCGCGACGGCGACCCGCCGTGCCCTCGACGCCGGCTTCGACGTGCTCGAGGTCCATGGCGCGCACGGGTACCTGCTGCACCAGTTCCTCTCTCCGCTCTCGAATCTGCGAGGCGACGAGTACGGCGGGTCGCTCGAGAACCGCGCTCGGCTGCTCCTCCGCGTGGTGGATGTGATCCGCGAGGTCGCCGGAGACGGTGTGCCGGTGTTCGTGCGCATCTCGGCGACCGATCACGCCGAGGGCGGTTTCACCCCCGACGAGGCGGCGACGGTGAGCGCCTGGGCGACCGAGCACGGGGCCGACCTCATCGACGTCTCCAGCGGAGGGCTCGTGGCCCACCAGCAGATCAGCGTCTTCCCCGGCTATCAGGTGCCGCTCGCCGAGACCGTGCGCCAGGGAGGACGCATCCCGGTGACGGCGGTCGGGCTGATCACCGCCGCCGAGCAGGCGGAGCGGGTGCTCGCCGACGGTGCGGCGGATGCGATCTTCGCGGGCCGGGAGTGGCTGCGCGATCCGCACTTCGCACTCCGGGCCGCGCACGAGCTCGGAGCCGAGATCATCTGGCCGCCCCAGTACGAGCGGGCGCGTTGGCGCTGA
- a CDS encoding ADP-dependent NAD(P)H-hydrate dehydratase, which produces MPDARDWSRDDTARFLRVPGADDDKYSRGVVGLRTGSSAYPGAAVLGVEAAWRAGAGFVHYIGDGRAADAVIARRPETVVSPRAAGVRVGAWVIGSGTDAASRSPEAQRELRDLLDGVVPVIVDAGALDLARGSRAPRVLTPHGREFERLQDQLGHDAVDDRISAVARVANAVGAVVLLKGAQTLIADPEGLVIRVEARTGWLATAGTGDVLGGVLGALIAANLDAPLAEVAAAAAWLHGRAGVIAAGSGADGGATGHPIVALDVAEALPRAFSDVVA; this is translated from the coding sequence ATGCCCGACGCACGCGACTGGTCCCGCGACGACACCGCACGCTTCCTGCGCGTGCCCGGAGCCGACGACGACAAGTATTCTCGCGGCGTCGTCGGCCTGCGCACGGGATCATCCGCCTACCCGGGTGCCGCGGTGCTCGGCGTCGAGGCGGCGTGGCGCGCCGGCGCCGGGTTCGTGCATTACATCGGAGACGGCCGAGCTGCAGACGCCGTGATCGCCCGGCGCCCGGAGACCGTGGTCAGTCCGCGCGCGGCCGGCGTGCGCGTCGGCGCCTGGGTGATCGGATCAGGGACGGATGCCGCGAGCAGGAGCCCTGAGGCGCAGCGCGAGCTGCGCGACCTGCTCGACGGGGTCGTGCCTGTGATCGTCGATGCGGGAGCACTCGACCTGGCGCGGGGGAGTCGTGCGCCGCGGGTGCTGACGCCACATGGCCGTGAGTTCGAGCGTCTGCAGGATCAGCTCGGACACGACGCCGTCGATGACCGCATCAGCGCTGTCGCCCGGGTCGCGAATGCCGTAGGCGCCGTCGTGCTGCTCAAGGGCGCGCAGACGCTGATCGCGGATCCGGAAGGACTCGTCATCCGTGTGGAGGCGCGCACCGGTTGGCTCGCGACGGCGGGCACCGGCGATGTCCTCGGCGGGGTGCTCGGTGCGCTGATCGCCGCGAACCTCGACGCGCCACTGGCCGAGGTCGCGGCGGCAGCCGCCTGGTTGCACGGCCGAGCCGGTGTCATCGCCGCCGGCTCGGGCGCGGACGGCGGCGCGACGGGGCATCCGATCGTGGCCCTCGATGTCGCGGAGGCCCTGCCTCGCGCATTCTCGGACGTCGTCGCGTGA
- a CDS encoding thiamine-binding protein, with protein sequence MLIAFSVAPSGVPSDGAERSDASVHDAVAAAVRVVRESGLPHRTTSMFTEIEGPDWDSVMDVVKRATEAVMPFGSRVSLVLKADIRPGYAGELDAKIERLEAAIDDADTP encoded by the coding sequence ATGCTGATCGCCTTCTCCGTCGCACCGAGCGGCGTCCCCTCCGACGGAGCCGAGCGCTCCGACGCTTCGGTCCATGACGCGGTCGCCGCCGCAGTCCGCGTTGTGCGAGAGTCGGGCCTGCCACACCGGACGACCAGCATGTTCACCGAGATCGAGGGCCCGGACTGGGACTCGGTGATGGATGTCGTCAAGCGCGCCACCGAAGCCGTGATGCCCTTCGGGTCGCGGGTGTCGCTCGTGCTCAAGGCCGACATCCGCCCCGGCTACGCGGGGGAGCTCGACGCGAAGATCGAGCGGCTCGAAGCGGCGATCGACGACGCGGACACCCCGTAG
- a CDS encoding MFS transporter, with amino-acid sequence MNPSTESRGAAKWALLSLAIGSFGIGMTEFVVMGLLPNIADELLPTLWASSPEDALSQAGWLISLYALGVVVGAPTIAGFVARYPRHRVMIGLALALTVFNALTVFLPTFELVGASRFLAGLPHGAYFGIGALVAAEVMGPGNRAKGVAFILTGLTVANVVGVPLGTFLGQLWGWRAAFAVVTLVFALATVCIAFFVPKHPGSPGRTMREELGVFRIPQVWFTLGIGAIGFGGFFAVYSYIAPLVTEVAGSPEWAVPIVLVLMGLGMTAGNLVGGHLADIDLRRTLLFGLAAMAVVFALLAVLAFWIVTLALLVFVVGFVSSVLSPTIQTRLMDVAGDNQSIAAAMNHSALNIGNSLGAFLGGVVIAAGWGFVAPSWTGAALAVAGLVIALLSYRSEARRPALAAV; translated from the coding sequence GTGAATCCCTCGACTGAATCGAGGGGTGCGGCGAAGTGGGCGCTCCTCTCCCTCGCCATCGGCAGTTTCGGCATCGGCATGACCGAGTTCGTCGTGATGGGCCTGCTGCCCAACATCGCCGACGAGCTGCTGCCCACGCTGTGGGCCAGCAGCCCTGAAGACGCGCTGAGTCAAGCCGGGTGGCTGATCTCGCTCTACGCGCTCGGCGTGGTCGTCGGCGCTCCGACGATCGCCGGCTTCGTGGCCCGCTACCCTCGCCACCGGGTCATGATCGGACTGGCGCTGGCACTGACCGTGTTCAATGCGCTCACGGTGTTCCTGCCGACCTTCGAACTCGTGGGCGCCTCGCGGTTCCTCGCCGGTCTGCCGCACGGCGCCTACTTCGGCATCGGCGCCCTGGTCGCTGCGGAGGTCATGGGGCCGGGCAACCGCGCCAAGGGCGTGGCCTTCATCCTCACCGGACTGACCGTGGCGAACGTGGTCGGGGTGCCTCTGGGAACCTTCCTCGGCCAGCTCTGGGGGTGGCGGGCGGCCTTCGCGGTCGTGACTCTCGTCTTCGCCCTGGCGACCGTGTGCATCGCGTTCTTCGTGCCGAAGCACCCGGGCTCGCCCGGGCGGACCATGCGCGAGGAGCTCGGCGTCTTCCGCATTCCTCAGGTCTGGTTCACCCTGGGCATCGGAGCGATCGGCTTCGGCGGCTTCTTCGCGGTCTACAGCTACATCGCCCCGCTGGTCACCGAGGTGGCGGGCTCTCCAGAGTGGGCGGTGCCGATCGTGCTCGTGCTCATGGGGCTCGGGATGACAGCGGGAAACCTCGTCGGCGGACATCTCGCCGACATCGACCTGCGACGCACCCTGCTCTTCGGACTCGCGGCGATGGCCGTGGTGTTCGCTCTCCTCGCCGTGCTCGCGTTCTGGATCGTCACGCTCGCGCTTCTCGTGTTCGTGGTCGGCTTCGTGTCTTCGGTGCTCAGCCCGACGATCCAGACCCGGCTGATGGATGTAGCCGGAGACAACCAGTCGATCGCCGCAGCAATGAACCACTCTGCGCTCAACATCGGCAACAGCCTCGGAGCGTTCCTCGGCGGAGTGGTGATCGCCGCCGGCTGGGGCTTCGTCGCGCCGTCATGGACCGGGGCGGCGCTCGCGGTCGCCGGCCTCGTGATCGCCCTGTTGTCGTATCGCTCGGAGGCGCGCAGACCGGCGCTCGCTGCGGTGTGA
- a CDS encoding NUDIX hydrolase, whose amino-acid sequence MTDIDDLPVAGTAVLLRATVEGFAVLLMRRPDRGSFAGAWVFPGGKVESSDRRVGADESDDARRAAVRETAEEVGLIISDPVVLSRWQPPVEAPIRIRTWFFLASVPDDELRFSVDEVVDAMWLSPAEALSRHATGEWTLFPPTWVTLHQLSRFASVDAALASAGVAQHFSTRVVDSPQGRDFEWDGLRLRTGSRPWTIDESYS is encoded by the coding sequence GTGACCGACATCGACGATCTGCCCGTCGCCGGGACAGCCGTGCTGCTACGCGCCACGGTCGAGGGCTTCGCCGTCCTGCTGATGCGCCGGCCGGATCGAGGGTCGTTCGCTGGCGCCTGGGTGTTCCCCGGCGGCAAGGTGGAGTCGTCCGACCGCCGAGTGGGGGCGGATGAGAGCGACGATGCGCGCCGCGCGGCGGTTCGCGAGACGGCGGAGGAGGTCGGTCTGATCATCAGCGATCCCGTGGTGCTGTCGCGCTGGCAGCCCCCGGTCGAGGCGCCCATCCGTATCCGGACCTGGTTCTTCCTCGCCTCAGTGCCCGACGACGAACTGCGGTTCTCGGTCGACGAGGTCGTCGACGCGATGTGGCTGAGCCCGGCAGAAGCCCTGTCGAGGCATGCGACGGGGGAGTGGACGCTCTTCCCGCCGACCTGGGTCACACTGCATCAGCTGAGTCGCTTCGCATCCGTCGATGCAGCTCTCGCCTCCGCCGGGGTGGCGCAGCACTTCTCTACCCGTGTGGTCGATTCGCCTCAGGGCAGGGACTTCGAGTGGGACGGCCTTCGTCTGCGCACCGGTTCGCGGCCCTGGACGATCGACGAGAGCTACAGCTAG
- the metX gene encoding homoserine O-acetyltransferase MetX translates to MDWQTTSEDTVPSAPVTEADVRLLRARPPATGAWRDGDPAGGRSFASFGAFPTESGAELPGIRLAFETWGELNHARDNAILVLHALTGDSHVRGGAGAGHPTAGWWEDVTGPGAPLDTDRWFVIAPNMLGGCQGSTGPASIAPSGYEWASRFPYLTIRDQVAAQVRLADSLGIDTWAAVVGGSMGGMHALEWAVTHPERVARLAVLSSPPVTTADQIALNTVQLETIRMDPRFQGGEYYDLGDGDGPHRGLALARRMALLNYRSPIELNQRFQRSWQSGVSPLGHGGRFAVESYLDFHGNKFTRRFDANSYITLVEAMNSHDVGRDRGGVEEALRSVTATTLVLGIDSDRLFPVDGQHRIARSIPNTLDGTEAVVLTSDFGHDGFLIETEAVGSNLRRLLAS, encoded by the coding sequence ATGGACTGGCAGACGACCTCTGAAGACACGGTGCCCTCGGCGCCCGTGACGGAGGCCGACGTGCGTCTGCTTCGCGCACGACCGCCCGCGACCGGCGCCTGGCGCGACGGAGACCCGGCGGGCGGACGCAGCTTCGCCTCGTTCGGCGCCTTCCCGACCGAGAGCGGCGCCGAACTCCCCGGCATCCGTCTCGCATTCGAGACGTGGGGCGAGTTGAACCACGCCCGCGACAACGCGATCCTCGTGCTCCACGCGCTCACCGGCGACAGCCACGTGCGGGGCGGCGCCGGAGCCGGGCATCCGACCGCAGGCTGGTGGGAGGACGTCACTGGGCCGGGAGCGCCGCTCGACACCGACCGCTGGTTCGTGATCGCGCCGAACATGCTCGGCGGATGCCAGGGCTCCACGGGACCGGCCAGCATCGCGCCCTCCGGATACGAGTGGGCATCCCGCTTCCCCTATCTGACCATCCGCGACCAGGTGGCGGCACAGGTCCGCCTCGCCGATTCCCTCGGCATCGACACCTGGGCAGCCGTGGTCGGAGGGTCCATGGGCGGGATGCACGCGCTCGAATGGGCCGTCACGCACCCTGAGCGCGTCGCCCGCCTCGCGGTGCTCTCGTCGCCGCCGGTCACGACAGCCGATCAGATAGCCCTGAACACGGTGCAGCTCGAGACCATCCGCATGGACCCGCGGTTCCAGGGCGGCGAGTATTACGACCTGGGCGACGGCGACGGCCCGCATCGCGGCCTGGCCCTCGCCCGGCGCATGGCACTGCTGAACTACCGCAGCCCGATCGAGCTCAACCAGCGATTCCAGCGTTCGTGGCAGTCGGGGGTGTCGCCTCTCGGTCATGGTGGTCGCTTCGCGGTCGAGTCGTACCTCGACTTCCACGGCAACAAGTTCACCCGCCGTTTCGATGCGAACAGCTACATCACCCTCGTCGAGGCAATGAACTCTCATGACGTCGGCCGTGACCGCGGCGGCGTCGAAGAAGCACTGCGCTCCGTGACCGCCACGACGCTCGTGCTGGGGATCGACAGCGACAGGCTCTTCCCCGTCGACGGCCAGCACCGCATCGCCCGGAGCATCCCGAACACCCTCGACGGCACTGAAGCGGTGGTGCTGACCAGCGACTTCGGTCACGATGGATTCCTCATCGAGACCGAGGCGGTCGGCAGCAACCTGCGACGGCTGCTCGCGAGCTAG
- a CDS encoding endonuclease/exonuclease/phosphatase family protein: MRSLPEEVTITATTSSPTHRRSHARAGRIIAVAGLVVLAMVVGVWIPGFVGTAAAALLPWCGLALGVLSVIALIRVRRVVLVLLAPILVWVLAIAPSAPGFASGAAEQTSTVEIVSQNVRAHSGGAAESAADLAASGADVIALTELDADSLAAARDTLAADYPHSYAIGTVAVWSRLPIADAQALSLGLDWKRALRVVVNAPDADVVVYVMHAASVRPGVQNDRDAMLSGIADAVAADTAESIVVVGDFNAASADPALGAIRSQLDWVRPTDGTLGFTWPAGLPLARIDHVFVRGLDVLGSTTMRAGSSDHLATVTTLTL, from the coding sequence ATGAGAAGCCTGCCCGAGGAGGTCACGATCACCGCCACGACGAGTTCGCCGACCCACCGACGCTCGCACGCGCGCGCGGGGCGCATCATCGCCGTCGCAGGGCTCGTGGTGCTGGCCATGGTCGTCGGCGTCTGGATCCCCGGATTCGTGGGCACCGCGGCCGCCGCTCTCCTTCCGTGGTGCGGCCTCGCGCTCGGAGTCCTGTCGGTGATCGCACTGATCCGAGTCCGCCGTGTCGTCCTGGTGCTACTCGCGCCCATCCTCGTCTGGGTGCTCGCGATCGCACCCTCCGCTCCCGGCTTCGCATCGGGTGCCGCCGAGCAGACGTCGACCGTCGAGATCGTCAGCCAGAACGTGCGCGCACACTCCGGCGGCGCAGCCGAATCCGCGGCCGACCTCGCCGCCTCCGGTGCCGACGTGATCGCGCTGACGGAGCTCGACGCCGACAGCCTCGCCGCCGCACGGGACACGCTCGCGGCTGACTACCCGCACTCCTACGCGATCGGTACGGTCGCCGTCTGGAGCCGCCTCCCCATCGCCGATGCTCAGGCACTGTCGCTCGGGCTCGACTGGAAGCGCGCGCTACGCGTGGTGGTGAACGCGCCGGATGCCGACGTCGTCGTGTACGTCATGCACGCGGCCTCAGTGCGACCAGGCGTGCAGAACGACCGGGATGCGATGCTGTCGGGTATCGCCGATGCCGTCGCTGCCGACACCGCCGAGTCCATCGTCGTCGTCGGCGACTTCAACGCCGCCTCTGCCGACCCGGCCCTGGGTGCCATCCGGTCGCAGCTCGACTGGGTCAGACCGACCGACGGCACCCTCGGGTTCACCTGGCCCGCGGGGCTGCCGCTCGCCAGGATCGATCACGTCTTCGTGCGCGGCCTGGACGTGCTCGGCTCCACGACGATGCGAGCCGGCAGCAGCGATCACCTGGCGACCGTGACGACCCTCACTCTCTGA
- a CDS encoding bifunctional o-acetylhomoserine/o-acetylserine sulfhydrylase, with product MSAPETWRFETKQIHSGAAPDPVTKARATPIYQTTSYVFDSADHAANLFALAEFGNIYTRIQNPTQDVLEQRLAALEGGTGALVLASGQAASTFAVLNIAEAGDHIVSSSSIYGGTYNLFKYTLAKLGIEVTFVENQDDPEEWRRAVRPNTKLFFAETIGNPQINILDIRTVADVAHEGGVPLIVDNTIATPYLIRPFEHGADIVVHSVTKFLGGHGTTIGGAIIDGGTFEWSKNVEKFPGLTEPDPSYHGASYTAAVGDPLAYIIKARVQLLRDLGSAIAPQSAWNLIQGIETLSLRIERHVQNAQEIAEWLDGREDVASVNYSGLPSSPWYAKANQYAPKGVGAVLSFELKGGVEAGREFVNSLSLFSHLANIGDVRSLVIHPASTTHAQLTPEQQLTAGVTPGLVRLSVGIENIDDLKADLDEALAAARRVSEAARA from the coding sequence ATGTCCGCACCCGAGACCTGGCGTTTCGAGACGAAGCAGATCCACTCCGGAGCTGCTCCCGACCCGGTGACCAAGGCCCGCGCAACGCCGATCTACCAGACCACGTCGTATGTGTTCGACAGTGCCGACCACGCGGCGAACCTGTTCGCGCTGGCCGAGTTCGGCAACATCTACACCCGCATCCAGAACCCGACCCAGGATGTCCTGGAACAGCGCCTCGCGGCACTCGAAGGGGGCACCGGCGCCCTCGTCCTCGCCAGCGGTCAGGCCGCATCGACGTTCGCGGTGCTCAACATCGCCGAGGCCGGCGACCACATCGTGTCGTCGAGCTCGATCTACGGCGGCACCTACAACCTGTTCAAGTACACGCTCGCGAAGCTCGGCATCGAGGTCACGTTCGTCGAGAACCAGGACGACCCCGAGGAATGGCGCCGCGCCGTCCGCCCGAACACCAAGCTGTTCTTCGCGGAGACCATCGGCAACCCGCAGATCAACATCCTCGACATCCGCACCGTCGCAGACGTGGCGCACGAAGGCGGCGTGCCGCTGATCGTGGACAACACGATCGCCACCCCGTATCTGATCCGCCCGTTCGAGCACGGCGCCGACATCGTCGTGCACTCCGTGACCAAGTTCCTCGGCGGCCACGGCACCACCATCGGCGGCGCGATCATCGACGGCGGCACCTTCGAGTGGTCGAAGAACGTCGAGAAGTTCCCCGGGCTCACCGAACCCGACCCCTCGTACCACGGCGCCAGCTACACCGCTGCGGTCGGCGACCCGCTCGCCTACATCATCAAGGCTCGCGTGCAGCTGCTCCGCGACCTCGGCTCGGCCATCGCACCGCAGAGCGCCTGGAACCTCATCCAGGGCATCGAGACCCTGTCGCTGCGCATCGAGCGCCACGTGCAGAACGCTCAGGAGATCGCCGAGTGGCTGGACGGCCGCGAAGATGTCGCGTCGGTCAACTACTCGGGCCTGCCCTCTTCCCCCTGGTACGCCAAGGCGAACCAGTACGCACCCAAGGGCGTCGGCGCGGTGCTGTCGTTCGAACTCAAGGGCGGCGTCGAGGCCGGTCGCGAGTTCGTGAACAGCCTGTCGCTCTTCAGCCACCTCGCGAACATCGGCGACGTGCGCTCGCTCGTGATCCACCCGGCATCGACCACGCACGCACAGCTCACGCCCGAGCAGCAGCTCACGGCCGGCGTCACTCCCGGTCTTGTGCGCCTGTCGGTAGGCATCGAGAACATCGACGACCTCAAGGCCGACCTCGATGAGGCACTCGCCGCGGCGCGCCGTGTGTCGGAGGCCGCTCGCGCCTGA
- a CDS encoding TetR/AcrR family transcriptional regulator has protein sequence MTQSVPELAPLTPGGRRVLDAASRLFYERGIHAVGVDTIAEAAGVTKKTLYDRFGSKEALVVSYLQHRDARWREHVAAHLSRVPEPGPDRVLAIFDAAISWSDENSPKGCSAINARAEIGDGNDEHPVFPEVSRQKVWLLDVFEELCAEAGAPDPRALAQAMMLLYEGAIVTVGMTTFAEPFAIARTWAARLLTQG, from the coding sequence ATGACGCAGTCCGTTCCCGAGCTCGCACCGCTCACCCCCGGAGGGCGACGCGTCCTCGACGCCGCGTCGCGGCTCTTCTACGAACGCGGCATCCACGCGGTCGGCGTCGACACGATCGCCGAGGCGGCCGGCGTCACGAAGAAGACTCTCTACGACCGTTTCGGCTCGAAGGAGGCGCTCGTCGTCTCCTACCTCCAGCACCGCGACGCTCGCTGGCGAGAGCATGTGGCCGCACATCTCTCGCGCGTGCCCGAACCCGGCCCCGATCGCGTGCTCGCGATCTTCGATGCGGCGATCTCCTGGTCCGACGAGAACAGCCCGAAGGGATGCAGCGCGATCAACGCGCGGGCGGAGATCGGCGACGGCAACGACGAGCACCCGGTGTTCCCCGAGGTCTCCCGCCAGAAGGTCTGGCTGCTCGACGTGTTCGAGGAGCTCTGCGCCGAGGCGGGAGCCCCCGATCCTCGCGCGTTGGCGCAGGCGATGATGCTGCTGTACGAGGGCGCGATCGTGACGGTCGGGATGACGACGTTCGCCGAGCCGTTCGCGATCGCTCGCACGTGGGCGGCGCGACTGCTGACACAGGGCTGA